In Candidatus Eisenbacteria bacterium, the DNA window GGGCTCACTCGCCAGCGCCGGCCCCAGACGCTCGAGACCATCTCGGAGCGGCTCGTGCTCGTGATGGTGAACGAGGCGGCCCGGTGTCTCGAAGAGGCCGTGGTCCCCGATGCGGGCAAGGTCGACCTGGCGATGATCTTCGGCGCCGGTTTCCCGCCGTTCCGCGGCGGCCTCCTGCGTCACGCCGACGCCTTCGGTCTGGCGCGCGCCGAACACAGGCTGATCGCGCTCCGCGCCGAGAAGGGCGACCGCTTCGAGCCGGCGGCGCTGCTGTCCAGGCTCGTGGCCCAGGGCGGTACCTTCACTGCGCCGACCGTCACGAGCTAGACCTCGAGCACCAGGACCGGCGGGGATCGAGCGTCGGGGTTGAGCTCGTCCGGCACGAATGTCGTCACGCTTCGCGTCCCGCGCCGGGGAGTGAGATGGCCGCGCTTCGCACGACCTCACGGCTCCGCCACAACGCGTAAGCGGCAGGAATCGCCAGCATCGTGAGGAACATGCATGCCCACAACCCGCCGACGACCGGTCCCGCCGTCCGCGCCGTGATGTCGGCTCCGACTCCTCCCTCCCACAGCAGCGGCATGAGTCCGAGCACGGTCGTCGCAACCGTCATCACCAGCGGCCGCGCATTCCTGGCCGCCCCTTCGACGACCACGGACGTGACGTCCTCCGCCGTCCGGACGCGTCCTTCCTGCCGGGCGCGGAGGAATGCCTCGTCGAGATAGACGACGATCACGATGCCGGTCTGGGCAGCGAGGCCGGCCACGGCAATCAGACCGACCCACACGGCCGTCGACAGGTTGTAGCCCATGAACGACAGGAGCCACACGCTGCCCGCGAGGGCGAACGGCAGACTGAGGAGGACGAGAAACGTCTGCGGCCATCCGCGCACGGAGAGGTAGAGCAATGCCACGATGAGGACCAGCGTCAGTGGGAGCACGATCCGCAGCCGCGACTCCATCTCGGCCATGAACTCGTACTGGCCGGTCCATTGGAGTCGGTAGCCGGCCGGCAGCGCCAGGCGTTCCGCGACCAATCGCTTTGCGTCGTGGACCCATCCGCCGAGATCGCGGCGAGAGAGATCGATGTCCGCGAAGACGTAACCCACCAGCACCCCATTCTCGTCCTTGATCATGGGCGGACCGTTGACCACCCGAACGTCCGCCAGAGCGCCAAGCGGCACGGCGGCATTCGGCTGCCGCCAGCGATCGGCATCGTCCGCTTCCGAGCCTGCGCCTCGCATGGAGGCTGCTTGGGACATCCCTGTTCCTGCGGACATCTTCGAAGACGGGCTGTTTCCTCCCATGCCCGAGCCGCCCATCCGGCCTGACCCCACTCCCGATTGACCGGCCATTGCACCCGAATTCGAAGTCCCGCGACCGGTGCTGCCCGGCTCGGGCTCCGCAATCGATTCGCTCGAGGGGACCGGAACCAGGATGCTCCGGATCGCCTCGGGATCGGCGCGGTAGTCGGCTGCGTAACGAAGGTTGACCGGGAAGCGTGACCTGCCCGAGATGACCGTGGACACGCCCATTCCTCCGATTGCCCCTTCCACGACGTCGTGGACCTGGCGCATGGTCAGGCCGTAGCGGGCGATGGCCTTTCGGTCGGCGACGACGTCGATGTACTCGCGTCCCGACTGGCGTTCGGCGAACGTGCTGCGCGTCCCTTGCACCTCGCGCAGGAGACCTTCGAGCGCGATCGAAACTCTCTCGATCTCCGCCAGGTCGCTTCCGAGCACCTTGATGCCAGCCGGGGTCCGCACTCCGGTGGTCAGCATGTCGATGCGCGTGCGGATCGGCGGCGAGATCGCCATTTGGTAGCCCGGCATGCGGAGCGCGAGGTCGAGGTCGCGGGCCAGCTCGGGGAGCGTGCGGCGCCGGCGCTCGGGCCAGACCGCCCGGAGGGGCGCCGCGAGAAATTGCGGGGCCCAGGTGCTGTACCATCGTCGCGTCGTCACGAGCGGCCAGTCCTTCCGAGGCCGCAAGGCGACCACCGATTCGATCATGTCGAGCTGCGCGGGATCGGTGGCGGTCTCCGCGCGCCCGGCCTTGCCATGCACCGAGGACACCTCGCCGAAACGCTTGATCACCCGATGCTGTGCAGTGAGCGCTTGGCGGGCGGCCTCGATCGAGATGCCCGGGAAGGTCGTCGGCATCACCAACAGGGATCCCTCGTCGAGCGGCGGCATGAACTCCGATCCCAGTCTCAAGTAGAGCGGCACCGTTGCCACGATGGCCGCGGCCGCTGCCGCGACGACCAGCCTGCGGCGGCGAACCG includes these proteins:
- a CDS encoding efflux RND transporter permease subunit; amino-acid sequence: MIERIIEGSARHRWVVFGAVLVAALWAFDSMRKTPLDAIPDLSDPQVIVFTEWMGRSPDLVEDQITYPMVRALQSTPGVRTVRGYSMFGMSFVYAIFDEGTEIYWARTRVLEQLGRVQQFLPPNVTPVLGPDASGVGWIYQYVLVDTTRRLDLARLRELQDFTVRPALQAVGGVAEVASLGGFERQYQIVLDPDRLVSYGLTLADITRAASEANSEVGARVLELAGREYVLRGRGYVDSLADLEESVVAVGPGGTPIRLRDVARVQFGPEIRRGAADLNGRGEAVGGIVVMRIGSNALRVIQALEKQIAELSLPAGVRLVPTYDRSELILGSIETLRNTLIEEGIIIALVCLVFLFHARSALVAMIILPLSVLLSFIPMYYLGLTSNIMSLGGIAIAVGELADAAIVLIENAHVRLARAAPGEDRQRIIVDACKEVGRPIFFSLLLITVSFLPIFTLAGQAGRLFQPLAFTKTFAMFAASILSITLAPPLMVVLLRGRFRTAAENPVARFLQRAYRPLVAWAVRRRRLVVAAAAAAIVATVPLYLRLGSEFMPPLDEGSLLVMPTTFPGISIEAARQALTAQHRVIKRFGEVSSVHGKAGRAETATDPAQLDMIESVVALRPRKDWPLVTTRRWYSTWAPQFLAAPLRAVWPERRRRTLPELARDLDLALRMPGYQMAISPPIRTRIDMLTTGVRTPAGIKVLGSDLAEIERVSIALEGLLREVQGTRSTFAERQSGREYIDVVADRKAIARYGLTMRQVHDVVEGAIGGMGVSTVISGRSRFPVNLRYAADYRADPEAIRSILVPVPSSESIAEPEPGSTGRGTSNSGAMAGQSGVGSGRMGGSGMGGNSPSSKMSAGTGMSQAASMRGAGSEADDADRWRQPNAAVPLGALADVRVVNGPPMIKDENGVLVGYVFADIDLSRRDLGGWVHDAKRLVAERLALPAGYRLQWTGQYEFMAEMESRLRIVLPLTLVLIVALLYLSVRGWPQTFLVLLSLPFALAGSVWLLSFMGYNLSTAVWVGLIAVAGLAAQTGIVIVVYLDEAFLRARQEGRVRTAEDVTSVVVEGAARNARPLVMTVATTVLGLMPLLWEGGVGADITARTAGPVVGGLWACMFLTMLAIPAAYALWRSREVVRSAAISLPGAGREA